A DNA window from Acetilactobacillus jinshanensis contains the following coding sequences:
- a CDS encoding DUF4811 domain-containing protein has translation MILFALVIVAILFFMSWNLFLSNRWVHITTSLISSLLLLATIGFSIANFNQHYGMHLVNHTHTEKLASMSPKQSMLVYEKVGSAKKHEIVAYRSTNNGSVKHTNPDVSVKNRIVTTKSAKPSLKVTHRQWSYRSNAARDWFGLAMKHQTKSTVNTFYVPKSWIVLSASQAKVMKQSAKKIALNNKHQMNSQQAKSMLKQKAQAYVQAKMMKAMQKDPKMTASQKKAVMKQAMHEFKNQMKRKAMQKIMKQVLAKAKTAPEGYVAK, from the coding sequence ATGATTTTATTTGCGTTAGTAATCGTTGCAATCCTGTTCTTTATGTCCTGGAACCTCTTCCTGTCGAATCGATGGGTCCACATCACGACGTCATTAATTTCTAGTCTACTGCTATTAGCAACGATTGGCTTTTCAATCGCCAACTTTAACCAGCATTACGGGATGCATTTGGTTAACCATACCCATACCGAAAAGTTAGCTTCGATGAGTCCTAAACAATCAATGTTGGTCTATGAAAAGGTTGGCTCGGCTAAGAAGCACGAAATCGTGGCTTACCGTTCTACTAATAATGGTAGTGTTAAGCACACTAATCCTGACGTCAGCGTCAAAAACCGGATTGTTACCACTAAATCAGCTAAGCCATCTCTGAAGGTCACACATCGTCAATGGTCTTATCGATCCAATGCAGCTCGTGACTGGTTTGGTTTAGCCATGAAGCATCAAACTAAGTCGACCGTCAATACTTTCTACGTACCCAAGAGCTGGATCGTTTTATCAGCAAGCCAAGCTAAGGTGATGAAGCAGTCTGCTAAAAAGATTGCTTTAAATAACAAGCATCAAATGAATTCACAACAGGCAAAGTCCATGTTGAAACAGAAAGCTCAAGCTTACGTTCAGGCTAAGATGATGAAAGCCATGCAAAAGGATCCAAAGATGACGGCTTCACAGAAAAAAGCCGTTATGAAACAAGCTATGCACGAATTTAAGAATCAAATGAAGCGAAAAGCCATGCAAAAGATCATGAAGCAAGTCTTAGCAAAGGCTAAAACTGCTCCGGAAGGCTACGTGGCTAAATAA
- a CDS encoding MerR family transcriptional regulator, with protein MNQLLTDIRNRFQAIFKKNHLAFNMNDISRITGLSRSQVHYWEAKGYIKPVNYQKNRNHVYDYLTLIKIELIQSYLKSGFTLKMASQKASQGRKYAELIHYIIVNRIRSIDNDNGLPATDFGALVNNPKQHVVFVKKANGDVIAKLVKKDH; from the coding sequence ATGAACCAATTATTAACCGACATCCGCAACCGATTCCAAGCCATTTTTAAGAAAAACCATTTAGCTTTTAACATGAACGACATTTCCAGAATTACGGGTCTTTCCAGGAGTCAAGTCCATTACTGGGAAGCCAAAGGCTACATTAAACCAGTTAATTACCAGAAGAACCGAAATCATGTTTATGATTATTTAACGCTGATTAAGATCGAATTAATTCAGTCCTACTTAAAGTCAGGCTTTACGTTAAAAATGGCCAGTCAAAAAGCTAGTCAAGGTCGGAAATATGCGGAATTAATTCACTACATTATTGTTAACCGAATTCGGAGTATTGATAATGATAATGGATTACCAGCAACGGACTTTGGTGCATTAGTTAACAATCCAAAGCAACACGTTGTTTTCGTTAAGAAAGCTAACGGTGACGTCATCGCCAAATTAGTTAAAAAAGACCATTAA
- a CDS encoding MDR family MFS transporter — MHKRIVDQNGHSYSRGLLMAVMLFGAFFPILNETVLATAYPKLMTYFNINTSTVQWLTSAFLMVVGIMIPISAWLMERINTKTLFISTLVIFEIGTILAWHAPNFGTLLAARIIQAMATGVLMPLFQTVIFNIYPKGERGVAMGLGGLVMGLAPAIGPTLSGWIIDNARWQDLFSINTAPIAAAIICAIFLFKPVLPVHKAKIDYLSVVFSTVGFGSMLYGFSSVGQNGRGSPVVLTTLLVGIIFTILFVWRDLKTKYPLVDLSVFRSFKFDLGTAIASLAMMGLVGFEMILPLYLQTVRGDNAFHSGLTLLAGALTIGLISPVTGKIFDKYGARYLCISGFFLMGVGTLPFIFLTKDTPVLYLVVLYAVRSVGIAMSLMTITTYSLNDLPTSNVNNGSSALNTVRQIASSIATAVLTSVLSNVTKNATPSKHLLTTDPLRYKSSMIHAALSGYHAAFIVALAFCVIGFIATFWVRNKKEVA, encoded by the coding sequence ATGCATAAAAGAATCGTTGATCAAAACGGTCATTCTTACAGCAGGGGACTGCTGATGGCCGTAATGCTTTTCGGGGCGTTCTTTCCAATTTTGAACGAAACGGTCTTAGCGACGGCTTACCCAAAATTGATGACGTACTTTAATATTAATACATCAACCGTTCAGTGGCTAACAAGTGCCTTTCTGATGGTGGTCGGGATTATGATTCCAATTTCCGCCTGGTTAATGGAACGGATCAACACTAAGACGCTATTTATTTCGACGTTAGTAATCTTTGAGATTGGAACCATTCTAGCGTGGCATGCACCCAATTTTGGAACGTTATTGGCCGCTCGAATTATTCAAGCGATGGCTACCGGTGTTTTAATGCCACTATTTCAAACGGTCATCTTTAATATCTATCCAAAAGGTGAACGTGGTGTTGCCATGGGCCTTGGTGGTCTAGTAATGGGCTTAGCACCTGCGATTGGGCCGACGTTATCCGGTTGGATTATTGATAACGCCCGCTGGCAAGATCTTTTTTCGATCAACACGGCACCGATTGCGGCAGCCATTATCTGTGCAATCTTTCTATTTAAGCCCGTTCTTCCGGTACACAAAGCGAAAATTGATTACTTATCAGTCGTCTTTTCCACGGTTGGCTTCGGATCGATGTTATACGGCTTTTCCTCTGTCGGTCAAAATGGCAGGGGAAGTCCCGTTGTCTTGACGACTTTATTAGTCGGCATCATCTTTACTATTTTATTCGTATGGAGAGATCTTAAGACTAAGTATCCGTTGGTTGACCTTAGTGTTTTCCGGAGCTTTAAGTTCGATTTAGGGACCGCCATTGCATCCCTCGCAATGATGGGCCTGGTCGGCTTTGAAATGATTCTGCCTTTATACCTGCAGACAGTGCGTGGCGACAACGCATTCCATTCCGGATTAACACTGTTAGCCGGAGCACTAACGATTGGCTTGATTAGTCCAGTTACCGGTAAGATTTTCGATAAATACGGCGCTAGATATCTGTGCATTAGCGGTTTCTTCCTAATGGGCGTCGGTACTTTACCGTTTATCTTCCTGACTAAGGACACGCCGGTTCTTTACTTAGTTGTCCTTTATGCCGTTCGTTCGGTTGGGATCGCAATGTCATTAATGACGATTACGACCTACAGTTTGAATGATCTGCCAACTTCCAACGTTAATAATGGTTCTTCAGCATTAAATACCGTGCGACAAATTGCGAGTTCAATTGCGACCGCCGTTTTAACGTCGGTTCTGTCTAACGTTACTAAAAATGCGACGCCCTCAAAGCATTTATTGACGACCGATCCACTGCGATACAAGAGTAGTATGATCCACGCCGCTTTAAGCGGATACCATGCCGCCTTTATCGTTGCTCTGGCATTCTGTGTCATCGGCTTTATCGCAACCTTCTGGGTTAGAAACAAGAAGGAGGTGGCTTAA